Proteins found in one Prosthecobacter sp. genomic segment:
- a CDS encoding prenyltransferase/squalene oxidase repeat-containing protein, with product MKLPAFLLILATASAFPQAATQAPRHESLKQELRLGVERGLNFLRAKQNQQTGQWGEAEPVAITGLAMTAFMLDPNRKPGDPVPAEVEKATRYLISNAKPDGSISIKARATYNTAIALTALLLNNKPENEEVMLKARRYLVTRQLDLDEKGKQDNPTDGGIGYGEEKATHADLSNTTFALEALYYAQSLLADKGDAAKGEPQLNFGAAIDFIQRCQNRPESNKSSWVSKDPKDAGGFIYNPTETRGAKVENPDGTISLRSYGSISYAGLLSFIYAGLDKSDPRVKAVIEWISANYSADENPGLGAQGLYYYYHTLSKALSIAQIDFIKTKDGKLIDWRADITQKLLNLQKGDGSWANSEGRWMESDPVLTTSYILMALGRIHQTL from the coding sequence ATGAAACTTCCAGCCTTCCTCCTCATCCTCGCGACCGCCTCGGCCTTCCCCCAGGCCGCCACGCAGGCTCCGCGCCATGAGTCCCTCAAGCAGGAACTCCGTCTCGGCGTCGAGCGCGGCCTCAACTTCCTCCGCGCCAAACAAAACCAGCAAACCGGCCAGTGGGGCGAAGCCGAACCCGTTGCCATCACCGGTCTGGCCATGACCGCGTTCATGCTCGACCCCAACCGCAAGCCCGGCGATCCCGTCCCTGCCGAGGTCGAAAAAGCCACCCGCTACCTCATCAGCAACGCCAAGCCCGACGGCTCCATCTCCATCAAGGCCCGCGCCACCTACAACACCGCCATCGCCCTCACCGCGCTTCTGTTGAACAACAAGCCCGAAAACGAGGAGGTCATGCTCAAGGCCCGCCGCTACCTCGTCACCCGCCAGCTCGACCTCGACGAAAAAGGCAAGCAGGACAACCCCACCGACGGCGGCATCGGCTACGGCGAGGAAAAAGCCACCCACGCCGATCTCTCCAACACCACCTTCGCCCTCGAAGCCCTCTATTACGCCCAGTCCCTCCTCGCTGATAAAGGCGACGCCGCCAAAGGCGAACCCCAGCTCAACTTCGGTGCCGCCATCGACTTCATCCAGCGCTGCCAGAACCGCCCCGAGAGCAACAAATCAAGCTGGGTCAGCAAAGACCCCAAAGACGCCGGCGGCTTCATCTACAACCCCACCGAAACCCGCGGTGCCAAGGTCGAAAACCCTGACGGCACCATCTCCCTCCGCAGCTACGGCAGCATCAGCTACGCCGGCCTCCTCAGCTTCATCTACGCCGGCCTCGATAAAAGCGACCCCCGCGTCAAAGCCGTCATCGAATGGATCAGCGCCAACTACAGCGCCGACGAAAACCCCGGTCTCGGCGCCCAGGGCCTCTACTACTACTACCACACCCTCAGCAAGGCCCTCAGCATCGCCCAGATCGACTTCATCAAGACCAAAGACGGCAAGCTCATCGACTGGCGCGCCGACATCACCCAAAAGCTCCTCAACCTCCAAAAAGGCGACGGCTCCTGGGCCAACTCCGAAGGCCGCTGGATGGAAAGCGACCCCGTCCTCACCACCAGCTACATCTTGATGGCGCTGGGGCGCATTCATCAGACCCTCTGA
- a CDS encoding YdjY domain-containing protein encodes MRLPVFAFLAFLPCLAAQEAAVPKVDAKAQLEEAKKLLKETAPGVYDLNGIQITAATRELRIPCSILHQKLPIEYALVHETGEKVHETILQTMVKPIQVQLALLLANYQPATKGILEKLDPMEERPYQDKDTEPATPGANRLHIRCEWKDGDKTHNVPLSDFIQNIDERKTPPDLDTWIFNGSRIDAEGFVAEITGSIISTYVDRTAIINSPAKGNHRDDLWISMPANIPAEETKVTLIITPAK; translated from the coding sequence ATGCGCCTCCCTGTCTTCGCCTTCCTCGCCTTCCTCCCATGCCTGGCCGCTCAAGAAGCCGCCGTGCCCAAGGTGGACGCCAAAGCACAGCTCGAAGAAGCCAAAAAGTTGCTCAAAGAAACCGCGCCCGGTGTGTACGACCTCAACGGCATTCAGATCACCGCCGCCACACGCGAATTGCGCATCCCGTGCAGCATTCTGCATCAGAAGCTGCCCATCGAATATGCCCTTGTGCATGAAACCGGTGAGAAAGTCCACGAGACCATTCTCCAGACCATGGTAAAGCCGATTCAGGTGCAACTCGCCCTCCTCCTCGCCAACTACCAGCCCGCCACCAAGGGCATCCTCGAAAAGCTCGATCCCATGGAAGAGCGTCCCTACCAGGACAAGGACACCGAACCCGCCACTCCTGGAGCCAACCGCCTCCACATCCGCTGCGAGTGGAAAGACGGCGACAAAACCCACAACGTCCCCCTCTCCGACTTCATCCAGAACATCGACGAGCGCAAAACCCCGCCCGATCTTGATACTTGGATCTTCAACGGTTCCCGCATCGACGCGGAAGGCTTCGTCGCCGAAATCACCGGCTCCATCATCTCCACCTACGTGGACCGCACCGCCATCATCAACTCCCCCGCCAAAGGCAACCACCGCGACGACCTCTGGATCAGCATGCCAGCGAATATCCCGGCGGAGGAAACCAAGGTGACGCTCATCATCACACCGGCGAAATAG
- a CDS encoding substrate-binding domain-containing protein has product MFFLTRIAVPILCTFILAACGPSGEADVEKVVSEFEKAQKTTASSPGSTSPPAGLLEASGLAAKDERAEIILLLPDVRIAMQEFQRNGLAMLVGRQAGYKLTTHDAAGNGAQQIEQFRQAIAAKPAAIIVSPIDPPALAALIVEAQTAGIAVIGLDKRMLKEGCASIVYSDQRLVGRLAAQTILEALKRKADEEGRTEVTGRVIQLRGMEGGHLTNEIAEGFSEGLHAQPGVILVHDAPADWSTESATQRTTEAFRLQKNFDAIYAHNDAMAIGAAKAAETAGQRENIFIVGTDGISGQKKGLELVRQGEIDATIVQPALVDLALQIIVKLRSDKTFKPQPAYEVQPVAVVPKNVEQSLRVGTYKLPKL; this is encoded by the coding sequence ATGTTCTTCCTCACCCGAATCGCAGTCCCAATTCTTTGCACCTTCATCCTGGCCGCCTGCGGTCCCTCCGGGGAAGCGGATGTTGAAAAAGTGGTGAGTGAGTTCGAGAAGGCGCAGAAGACCACGGCAAGTTCACCTGGCAGCACCTCTCCACCCGCTGGCCTCCTTGAAGCCTCAGGCCTAGCCGCCAAAGACGAGCGTGCTGAAATCATTCTCCTGCTGCCCGATGTCCGCATCGCCATGCAGGAGTTCCAGCGCAACGGCCTCGCCATGCTCGTCGGCAGGCAGGCGGGCTACAAGCTCACCACGCACGACGCCGCTGGCAACGGAGCGCAGCAGATCGAGCAATTCCGCCAGGCCATCGCCGCCAAGCCTGCCGCCATCATTGTCAGTCCCATCGATCCTCCTGCGCTCGCCGCCTTGATTGTCGAAGCCCAGACCGCGGGCATCGCCGTCATCGGCCTCGACAAACGCATGCTCAAAGAAGGCTGCGCCAGCATCGTGTACAGTGACCAGCGCCTCGTCGGACGCCTAGCGGCGCAAACCATCCTCGAAGCCCTCAAACGCAAGGCGGACGAGGAGGGTCGCACCGAAGTCACCGGCCGCGTCATTCAGTTGCGCGGCATGGAGGGCGGCCACCTCACCAATGAAATCGCCGAGGGCTTCAGCGAAGGATTGCATGCCCAGCCCGGTGTCATCCTTGTGCATGACGCCCCGGCAGACTGGAGCACTGAAAGCGCCACCCAGCGCACGACGGAAGCCTTCCGTCTTCAGAAAAACTTCGACGCCATCTACGCGCACAACGATGCCATGGCCATCGGCGCGGCAAAAGCCGCCGAAACCGCCGGCCAGCGTGAAAACATCTTCATCGTCGGCACCGACGGCATCTCCGGCCAGAAGAAGGGTCTGGAACTCGTCCGCCAGGGTGAGATCGACGCCACCATCGTCCAGCCTGCCCTCGTCGATCTTGCCCTGCAAATCATCGTCAAACTGCGCAGCGACAAAACCTTCAAGCCGCAGCCCGCTTACGAAGTCCAGCCCGTGGCTGTCGTGCCGAAAAATGTCGAGCAATCCCTCCGTGTCGGCACCTACAAGCTGCCCAAGCTGTAA
- a CDS encoding UDP-glucuronic acid decarboxylase family protein — translation MSHKKKTAVVTGAAGFLGSHLTDRLLKEGYKVIGIDNLLTGNVHNIEHLAGKGNYKFIHHDVTEFIYLPGDVHLVFHFASPASPIDYLKLPIETLKVGSIGTHHALGLAKAKGATFLLASTSETYGDPLEHPQKETYWGNVNPIGLRGVYDEAKRFAEALVMAYHRTHDMDTKIVRIFNTYGPRMRLEDGRVVPAFIGQALAGEPLTVFGQGQQTRSFCFVSDLIDGIYRLSQSDYHEPVNIGNPAEMTVLDFAKAILRITGSQSEIAYRELPADDPKVRQPDITLAKRLLGWEPQVPFEEGISRTVEYFRDFLRIPA, via the coding sequence ATGAGCCACAAAAAGAAGACCGCTGTCGTCACAGGAGCCGCTGGATTTCTCGGCTCTCACCTCACCGACCGCTTGTTGAAGGAGGGTTACAAGGTGATCGGCATCGACAATCTTCTGACGGGCAACGTACACAACATCGAGCACCTGGCGGGCAAGGGGAATTACAAGTTCATCCACCATGATGTGACCGAGTTCATTTATCTGCCCGGCGATGTGCATCTGGTGTTCCATTTTGCCTCGCCGGCGAGTCCGATTGATTATCTGAAGCTGCCGATTGAGACGCTAAAAGTGGGATCCATCGGCACTCATCACGCGCTGGGTCTGGCGAAAGCCAAGGGGGCCACCTTTCTGCTGGCATCGACGTCCGAAACGTATGGCGACCCGTTGGAGCATCCGCAGAAGGAAACCTACTGGGGTAATGTGAATCCCATCGGCCTGCGCGGAGTGTATGATGAGGCGAAGCGTTTCGCCGAGGCGCTGGTGATGGCCTACCATCGCACGCATGACATGGACACGAAGATCGTGCGTATCTTCAACACCTATGGCCCGCGTATGCGTCTGGAGGACGGTCGTGTGGTGCCTGCTTTCATCGGCCAGGCGCTTGCAGGCGAGCCGTTGACGGTGTTTGGCCAAGGCCAGCAGACGCGGAGTTTCTGCTTCGTGTCCGATTTGATCGACGGCATCTATCGTCTGTCCCAGAGCGACTATCATGAGCCGGTGAACATCGGCAATCCTGCGGAAATGACGGTTCTGGACTTCGCCAAGGCAATCCTGCGCATCACAGGCAGCCAATCTGAGATCGCTTATCGCGAGCTTCCGGCGGACGATCCCAAGGTGCGGCAGCCCGACATCACGCTGGCGAAGCGTTTGCTGGGATGGGAGCCGCAGGTGCCGTTTGAAGAGGGAATTTCCCGCACAGTGGAGTATTTTCGCGACTTTCTGAGAATCCCTGCTTGA
- a CDS encoding Amuc_1102 family pilus-like protein, producing MKLFALSIAPLFIASALYAQAPAVQETLPAVKVDIKRVTVTEQPTPQFTASNVKEKRWRPKNWIEVDVEFDIKVPVDAGGRNGSYSAMQLNVYLALQHMTKDGKREVITGTLDLLNIPAGETCHALAYVSPATMRSIFLKDNVTASTDIQGWGVEFIAEGKRIAGDSSVGKSPWWEKTENFAMLQGSLLNKLQTPFAPLWGDYDVPVKAK from the coding sequence ATGAAACTCTTCGCCTTGAGTATTGCCCCCCTCTTCATCGCATCCGCGCTTTATGCCCAGGCTCCTGCGGTCCAGGAGACGCTCCCAGCAGTCAAGGTGGACATCAAGCGCGTGACGGTCACTGAACAGCCGACGCCGCAGTTTACCGCGTCCAATGTGAAAGAAAAGCGCTGGCGTCCCAAGAACTGGATTGAGGTGGATGTGGAGTTTGACATCAAGGTTCCTGTAGATGCCGGAGGCAGAAATGGATCTTATTCCGCCATGCAGTTGAATGTTTACCTGGCCCTCCAGCACATGACCAAAGACGGCAAGCGCGAAGTCATCACAGGCACGCTTGATCTGTTAAACATTCCGGCCGGGGAAACCTGCCATGCGCTGGCCTACGTCTCTCCCGCCACGATGAGATCGATTTTTCTCAAAGACAACGTGACCGCTTCCACTGACATTCAGGGCTGGGGTGTTGAATTCATCGCCGAAGGTAAGCGCATTGCCGGGGATTCCAGCGTGGGCAAGTCTCCCTGGTGGGAGAAGACAGAGAACTTTGCGATGCTCCAAGGATCGCTCCTCAACAAACTGCAAACTCCCTTCGCTCCACTCTGGGGAGATTATGATGTGCCCGTCAAAGCAAAATAA
- a CDS encoding Amuc_1101 family PilM-like pilus complex protein produces MADPNSIAVINLGSQRVGGAVFGRTPGGDLILKRYEFVEMDGDPSVDVSRLPQLKVALSELVAKLKIRGHKTWCTVPGHPVFSRFVKLPPVHGDKLAQIVEFEARQNVPWQLDEVSWDYEVVTKSDLGEVEVVLAAMKCEPLNEMHQEVVSCGIKVVGVDVGPLALYNAFRYSYPDVDEPALVVDLGARSTNLVFVDGERFFTRNLLVGGAAVTNAIAKEFNISFAEAERQKCSQGFVALGGAVEDHPDEGVNAMSKVMRNSMTRLHAEIMRTITFYRSQQGGSAPKRVFLAGGGSAAGYIAEFFAEKLKLPVELFNGLRGVQPDRGVNGEAAKVDAPALGELVGLALRGMGACPCEIELIPDALAAARDAARRAPALILAGLCILGALGASIFWFKSASEAIQERAAAMQADGSRLSKLANDIRQLEVRQEELRVRSSQLEQAVIDRSWWARLLNDLNQQFDNDLIWLTVIELIKDDKPVTAPLWGGNSDDKSKSEATKPGMPAAPVYKLRLQGLYRRNTEGEQKVVYDFAAKLAKMEAFVMKDFETKRDEYVKVDSGVEEDRYAYHFEIKMPLSKPLQFK; encoded by the coding sequence ATGGCAGACCCAAATAGCATTGCAGTCATCAATCTCGGCTCCCAGCGTGTCGGAGGAGCGGTCTTCGGCAGGACACCGGGAGGAGATCTCATTCTGAAGCGGTATGAGTTTGTGGAGATGGACGGCGATCCCTCCGTGGATGTCAGCCGCCTGCCGCAGCTCAAAGTGGCGCTCAGCGAACTCGTCGCCAAACTGAAGATCAGGGGGCATAAGACTTGGTGCACTGTGCCTGGACACCCGGTGTTTAGCCGTTTCGTCAAACTGCCTCCCGTGCATGGGGACAAGCTGGCGCAGATTGTCGAGTTTGAAGCGCGTCAAAATGTGCCGTGGCAGCTGGATGAGGTGTCGTGGGACTATGAGGTCGTTACCAAATCAGACTTGGGTGAAGTTGAAGTGGTGCTGGCAGCCATGAAGTGCGAGCCGCTGAATGAGATGCATCAGGAGGTTGTCTCCTGCGGGATCAAGGTGGTGGGGGTCGATGTCGGTCCGCTGGCGCTCTACAATGCCTTCCGCTATAGCTATCCTGATGTGGACGAGCCTGCCTTGGTCGTTGATTTGGGAGCGCGCTCAACCAACTTGGTGTTTGTCGACGGGGAGCGATTCTTCACCCGTAACCTGCTTGTTGGCGGTGCTGCGGTCACCAATGCGATTGCGAAGGAGTTTAATATTTCCTTCGCCGAGGCGGAGCGGCAGAAGTGCTCCCAGGGTTTCGTTGCCCTTGGCGGAGCGGTGGAAGACCACCCTGATGAAGGTGTGAACGCCATGTCCAAGGTGATGCGTAATTCGATGACGCGATTGCACGCTGAAATCATGCGCACGATCACCTTCTACCGCAGCCAGCAGGGCGGCAGTGCTCCGAAGCGGGTCTTTCTTGCGGGCGGTGGTTCGGCGGCGGGCTACATCGCCGAGTTTTTCGCGGAAAAATTGAAGCTGCCTGTGGAGCTCTTTAACGGCCTGCGTGGTGTGCAGCCGGATCGCGGTGTGAATGGCGAAGCCGCCAAGGTTGATGCCCCGGCGCTCGGGGAATTGGTCGGGCTGGCGCTCCGTGGCATGGGGGCCTGTCCATGTGAGATTGAGTTGATTCCTGACGCCTTGGCCGCCGCGCGTGATGCCGCGCGGCGTGCGCCGGCCCTGATCCTCGCAGGTCTTTGTATTTTGGGTGCGTTGGGAGCCTCCATTTTCTGGTTCAAGAGTGCCAGCGAGGCAATCCAGGAACGTGCAGCCGCCATGCAGGCCGACGGCTCGCGTCTGAGCAAGCTGGCCAATGACATCCGCCAGTTGGAGGTCAGGCAGGAAGAGCTGCGTGTGCGCAGCTCGCAACTCGAACAGGCGGTCATCGACCGCTCTTGGTGGGCGCGGCTGCTCAATGACCTCAATCAGCAGTTCGACAATGATCTGATCTGGCTGACAGTCATCGAACTGATCAAGGATGACAAGCCTGTTACCGCACCCCTGTGGGGTGGGAATAGCGATGACAAATCCAAGTCTGAAGCCACAAAGCCGGGGATGCCAGCAGCTCCGGTCTATAAACTGCGTCTTCAGGGTTTGTATCGTCGAAACACCGAGGGCGAACAAAAAGTGGTCTATGATTTTGCAGCCAAACTGGCCAAAATGGAGGCTTTCGTCATGAAAGATTTTGAAACCAAGCGTGACGAATACGTGAAGGTTGACAGTGGCGTCGAGGAAGACCGCTACGCCTATCATTTCGAGATTAAAATGCCGCTGAGCAAGCCTCTGCAATTCAAATAA
- a CDS encoding Amuc_1100 family pilus-like protein has translation MDWIRENKPLAAILGVILAGSLALGYLLFDAWSNYAETRDAYLSMGSQVAGLKGSRLAPTEDNVKAKQALVEEYAVNVNRLGGALLILQPPVQPTKDIEFQAKLKTKIAEARKAATMSKMSLPPEFAFGFDDYTAGLPKSAAAAAELASFLDAMDELVRLFMQCGVQSVDLLERSKLAIEQDQAASSPQRNSRTGVQPQQQMASAILEKRQISVILTLDQGPLQLLISRLANPSDMPFFTSLRLLRIENERQDGPLKSDVRLPEVVPPNPGGGGEAAAPAPAASDEIKPPPPATADSVPVIGKERLKVRMEIDLVKFLDAAKGVVAQPPVGR, from the coding sequence ATGGACTGGATTCGTGAAAACAAACCGCTTGCCGCCATTCTTGGCGTCATCCTCGCAGGCTCACTGGCCTTGGGCTACCTGCTGTTTGATGCATGGAGCAATTATGCCGAAACAAGAGACGCTTACCTCAGCATGGGCAGCCAGGTGGCTGGTTTGAAGGGATCGCGTCTGGCCCCCACCGAAGACAACGTGAAGGCCAAGCAGGCGCTGGTGGAGGAGTATGCGGTGAACGTGAACAGGCTTGGGGGGGCACTGCTCATTTTGCAGCCCCCGGTGCAGCCGACCAAGGACATCGAATTCCAGGCCAAGCTCAAAACCAAGATCGCGGAAGCACGCAAAGCGGCGACAATGTCCAAAATGTCACTCCCGCCTGAGTTTGCATTTGGATTCGATGATTACACCGCCGGATTGCCGAAATCCGCCGCCGCCGCCGCCGAGCTTGCCAGCTTTCTGGATGCCATGGATGAATTAGTCCGGCTATTTATGCAGTGTGGGGTTCAATCGGTTGATCTCCTGGAGCGCTCCAAACTCGCCATCGAACAGGACCAAGCGGCTTCGTCGCCGCAGCGGAACAGCAGAACTGGAGTGCAGCCCCAGCAGCAGATGGCTTCCGCTATTCTCGAAAAACGGCAGATTTCGGTGATTTTGACCTTGGACCAGGGGCCGCTGCAGCTTTTGATCAGCCGTCTTGCGAATCCTTCAGACATGCCGTTCTTCACCAGTCTGCGGCTGCTGCGCATCGAGAATGAACGTCAGGACGGGCCTTTGAAATCGGATGTTCGTCTCCCAGAGGTGGTGCCCCCTAATCCTGGTGGAGGAGGTGAAGCAGCAGCACCTGCTCCTGCGGCATCGGATGAAATCAAGCCTCCTCCTCCGGCCACTGCTGACTCTGTGCCTGTCATCGGAAAAGAACGATTGAAGGTTAGAATGGAGATCGATTTGGTAAAGTTTTTGGACGCCGCCAAAGGTGTCGTTGCCCAGCCACCTGTTGGGCGTTGA
- a CDS encoding Amuc_1099 family pilus-like system protein, with translation MQNSQGNYEKIILTISSLLAIGVAVWLVLQSQGFEESLALTQTTSKNDLSAPNNQAVVGAIETIKKKYSWVSPVKGGKAVPLNKSVLLVMKGGQLFDLLLPEPKLREPMTNIFLTGDLTKTPPESQLPDIFSPNVGDLDADDDGFSNLEEFNAKTNPRDANSMPPLTNKLFLRQRISHDYILKMVSGDGATFQIQRLKPEPKSSKFAASNEGFGFERGVVRFKIISSKKDTIQHPTLGPMEVFVLKILDLSTNKEFDLTQGKEINLAEYEAELEFRWKKRQMVPGTVKEGKSFQLPGLGKSYYILKLEETKAVIAPLGNDGKPTPETVEIQQG, from the coding sequence ATGCAGAACAGCCAGGGAAACTACGAAAAAATAATCCTGACCATCTCGTCCCTTCTCGCCATCGGGGTGGCGGTCTGGCTCGTCCTCCAATCCCAAGGGTTTGAGGAGAGTTTGGCGCTGACGCAGACAACGTCCAAGAATGACCTCAGTGCGCCTAATAATCAGGCTGTTGTTGGGGCCATTGAAACCATCAAGAAGAAGTATTCATGGGTTTCGCCCGTGAAAGGGGGCAAGGCCGTTCCTTTGAACAAGTCGGTGCTGCTCGTCATGAAAGGCGGCCAATTGTTCGACCTCCTGCTGCCGGAACCGAAGCTCCGTGAGCCCATGACCAACATTTTTCTCACCGGTGACTTGACCAAAACCCCACCAGAATCCCAGCTTCCGGATATTTTCTCCCCCAATGTGGGCGATTTGGATGCAGATGACGATGGCTTCTCAAACTTGGAAGAATTCAACGCCAAAACCAATCCCCGTGATGCGAATTCAATGCCCCCGCTTACCAACAAGTTGTTTTTGCGCCAGCGCATCAGTCATGATTATATTTTAAAAATGGTCAGTGGGGATGGGGCGACCTTCCAAATTCAACGCCTGAAGCCCGAGCCCAAAAGCAGCAAGTTTGCGGCATCGAACGAAGGTTTCGGTTTTGAAAGGGGAGTAGTTCGTTTCAAGATTATCTCGTCCAAAAAAGACACCATTCAACACCCGACACTTGGGCCGATGGAGGTTTTCGTCCTGAAAATTCTCGATCTGTCCACAAACAAGGAGTTTGATCTCACCCAAGGCAAGGAAATTAATCTTGCTGAATATGAGGCTGAATTGGAGTTCCGATGGAAAAAGCGACAGATGGTGCCTGGCACCGTCAAAGAGGGCAAATCCTTCCAGCTTCCGGGCCTTGGCAAATCCTATTACATCCTAAAGCTGGAAGAAACCAAGGCCGTCATCGCGCCTCTCGGCAACGATGGCAAACCCACGCCAGAAACCGTTGAAATTCAGCAGGGATAA